A genomic window from Glycine soja cultivar W05 chromosome 10, ASM419377v2, whole genome shotgun sequence includes:
- the LOC114371043 gene encoding protein indeterminate-domain 12-like yields the protein MDEIHVTDPNAEVIALSPTTLMATNRFVCEICNKGFQRNQNLQLHRRGRNPPWKLRQRGSNELMKKRVYVCPEPSCVHHNPARALGDSTGIKKITADNMVKRNGSVTNALEDMLSNLTGRPTRKHVALGNTNVIGEPYFPR from the coding sequence ATGGATGAGATTCATGTAACAGATCCGAATGCTGAAGTTATTGCTTTATCACCAACCACATTAATGGCAACAAATAGATTCGTCTGTGAGATCTGCAACAAAGGGTTTCAGAGGAACCAAAACCTTCAGTTGCACCGTAGAGGTCGCAATCCTCCATGGAAGCTGAGGCAGAGAGGAAGCAATGAGTTGATGAAGAAAAGGGTTTATGTGTGCCCTGAGCCATCATGTGTCCACCATAACCCAGCTCGTGCATTAGGAGACAGCACtggcataaaaaaaattacagcagATAACATGGTGAAAAGAAATGGAAGTGTGACAAATGCTCTAGAAGATATGCTGTCCAATCTGACTGGAAGGCCCACCAGAAAACATGTGGCACTAGGGAATACAAATGTGATTGGGGAACCATATTTTCCAAGGTag
- the LOC114370725 gene encoding metal tolerance protein 2-like: MGFRVRNLNPIYRKCVTRFSSSNFLPPVLESLNSHPLESCLTENPAFKIPRRWHLGHSHSHHDDRHHYHKEGEKIFRLGLAADIGLATGKAFTGYLSGSTAIIADAAHSVSDVVLSGIALLSFKVAKAPRDKEHPYGHGKFETLGALGISCMLLATGGGIAWHAVDILMGLFSSGPEVVSQTLAHGHKHSHGHGGHHHGIDMEHPILALNMTIVSICVKEGLYWITKRAGEKQGSGLMKANAWHHRADAISSVVALIGVGGSILGVKFLDPLAGLLVSGMILKAGAETGYQSVLELVDAAIPAQHLDPIKQTILQVDGVKGCHCLRGRRAGSYLYLDVHIEVDPFSSVSAAHDIGENVRHQIHKSHPTVVEVFIHIDPAMSHASHQRDSWSGDMNQSSIVPAEDSNIEGIVSDIISSNFPQMSVERIARHMFQSKIVLQIEVSMPPDIPIGHAMEMAKLAEKEIFKAVSNTIHVSIQLRLGQPFPQINHT, translated from the exons ATGGGGTTTAGAGTGAGAAATCTGAATCCCATATACCGAAAGTGCGTAACAAGGTTTTCGTCTTCTAATTTTCTCCCACCGGTGCTGGAATCACTTAATTCCCATCCGTTAGAGTCTTGTTTAACTGAAAATCCCGCGTTCAAAATCCCAAGGAGATGGCATTTGGGTCATAGTCATTCCCACCACGACGACCGCCACCACTACcacaaagagggagagaaaattTTCCGGCTGGGACTCGCCGCTGACATCGGTTTAGCCACCGGAAAAGCCTTCACCGGCTATCTTTCCGGCAGCACTGCCATTATCGCCGATGCCGCGCATTCCGTATCTGACGTG GTTCTTAGTGGCATAGCTTTGTTGTCTTTCAAGGTTGCCAAGGCGCCTAGAGATAAAGAACACCCATATG GACATGGTAAGTTTGAGACTCTAGGAGCTCTTGGAATCTCTTGCATGCTTTTGGCAACTGGAGGTGGCATTGCATGGCATGCTGTAGACATTTTGATG GGATTGTTCTCATCTGGTCCTGAAGTGGTTAGCCAGACATTGGCACATGGGCACAAGCATAGCCACGGACATGGTGGACATCACCATGGAATTGACATGGAGCATCCCATCCTTGCTTTGAATATGACAATTGTGTCAATATGTGTGAAAGAAGG GCTTTACTGGATAACAAAACGAGCTGGTGAGAAGCAAGGGAGTGGACTAATGAAAGCAAATGCATGGCATCATCGTGCAGATGCAATTTCATCAGTAGTTGCTCTCATTGGAGTTG GAGGGTCTATTCTTGGAGTGAAGTTTCTAGATCCCCTTGCAGGACTTCTCGTCTCCGGCATGATTTTGAAAGCTGGAGCTGAAACAGGTTACCAGAG TGTCTTGGAATTGGTGGATGCTGCAATCCCAGCACAACATTTGGATCCTATTAAACAAACAATATTGCAAGTTGATGGTGTCAAG GGGTGCCATTGTTTAAGAGGAAGGAGAGCTGGTTCATATCTTTATCTGGATGTACATATTGAG GTTGATCCTTTCTCTAGTGTAAGTGCTGCACATGACATTGGTGAAAATGTTCGTCATCAAATTCACAAGTCTCATCCTACTGTGGTTGAAGTTTTCATACACATAG ATCCTGCCATGTCACATGCTTCTCATCAGCGAGATAGTTGGAGTGGAGACATGAACCAGAGCAGTATTGTTCCTGCTGAGGATAGTAACATTGAAGGAATTGTTTCTGATATCATCTCATCAAACTTTCCACAG ATGTCAGTTGAGCGCATAGCACGTCACATGTTTCAAAGCAAGATAGTTCTTCAAATTGAGGTTTCCATGCCACCTGATATCCCAATTGG ACATGCAATGGAAATGGCAAAGCtagcagagaaagagatttttAAGGCTGTCTCGAATACTATTCATGTTAGCATTCAGCTACGTTTGGGGCAACCATTCCCACAGATCAATCATACTTAG
- the LOC114370726 gene encoding uncharacterized protein LOC114370726 encodes MDQDDDNDAGNDLVFEDDDALNWATVYQASGVGECRMYTRRKKQKTSVAAAQTSKKQAMVVGSSSRKQKAVQENDEDLDVEENIDVESEEEEIMVNFEASDGEEGEGDAPLPYDNNEDDYVGIGEDD; translated from the coding sequence ATGGAtcaagatgatgataatgatgctggaaatgatttggtatttgaagatgatgatgctcTAAATTGGGCAACTGTGTATCAGGCTTCAGGGGTTGGAGAGTGTAGGATGTATACTAGGCggaaaaagcaaaaaacaagTGTTGCTGCTGCCCAAACTTCTAAAAAACAGGCAATGGTTGTTGGATCTTCATCAAGGAAGCAAAAAGCAGTCCAAGAAAATGATGAGGATCTAGATGTTGAGGAGAATATTGATGTTgaatctgaagaagaagaaatcatggTCAATTTTGAGGCGTCTGATGGggaagagggagagggagatgcTCCATTACCATATGATAACAACGAAGATGATTATGTTGGGATTGGAGAAGATGATTAG